A stretch of the Tachysurus fulvidraco isolate hzauxx_2018 chromosome 18, HZAU_PFXX_2.0, whole genome shotgun sequence genome encodes the following:
- the LOC113648650 gene encoding serine/threonine-protein kinase pim-3-like has protein sequence MENPSSTKSSLSVEDNSEASCSFTTGENDENPRKRKAVDEEPEPQAEEPPAKKRTKTETKFEKRLAKSRPEGRVNPFRLVKHYIIGEMLGNGSFGNVYAADRKSDGKKVAIKCVLKKVLDYITLPGSNDILPLEVALLNLVCKPPRCPYVISLLEWFETPADVIYILERPDNCTDLYKYCQKLQYRMPEAHVKQIMQQVVQATCHCKDRGVFHRDIQLSNVLLNTQTLEVKLTDFGLGCLRQGFLYSDCRVIYPSRWISLNESMQELSIVKQLGYFLHCLSGGKWCPGKLIFSKNLSEACCSLIKWCLDKEPGKRPTLEQLLTHEWF, from the exons ATGGAAAACCCTTCGTCAACAAAAA GCTCACTATCAGTTGAGGACAACTCAGAGGCATCCTGTTCTTTCACTACAGGAGAAAATGATGAGAACCCTCGAAAGAGAAAAGCGGTGGATGAAGAACCTGAGCCCCAGGCTGAGGAGCCACCGGCAAAAAAGAggacaaagacagaaacaaagttTGAGAAGAGGCTGGCAAAATCACGCCCTGAAGGAAGAGTCAACCCTTTCAGATTAG TTAAGCATTACATTATTGGAGAGATGTTGGGAAATGGATCCTTTGGTAACGTCTATGCAGCCGATCGGAAATCAGATGGGAAAAAG GTGGCAATTAAGTGTGTTCTAAAGAAAGTGTTGGACTATATAACCCTT CCAGGTAGCAATGACATTCTTCCTCTTGAGGTGGCACTGTTGAACCTTGTGTGCAAGCCACCTCGCTGCCCCTATGTTATAAGTCTGTTGGAGTGGTTTGAGACGCCCGCAGACGTGATCTACATCCTGGAGCGGCCTGACAACTGCACTGACCTCTATAAGTACTGTCAAAAATTACAGTACAGAATGCCTGAAGCTCATGTTAAACAAATCATGCAGCAAGTAGTTCAGGCTACATGTCACTGCAAGGACCGTGGTGTCTTCCACAGAGACATTCAATTAAGCAACGTTCTCCTCAACACCCAGACCTTGGAAGTAAAGCTAACTGATTTTGGCCTTGGTTGCCTGCGTCAGGGCTTCCTTTATTCAGATTGTAGAG TTATCTACCCATCAAGATGGATCTCACTTAATGAGAGCATGCAGGAATTAAGCATTGTCAAGCAGCTGGGTTATTTCTTACATTGCCTGTCAGGTGGAAAATGGTGTCCTGGAAAGCTGATATTTTCCAAGAATTTGTCTGAAG CATGCTGCAGTCTCATAAAATGGTGTTTAGATAAGGAGCCTGGAAAACGGCCAACCCTCGAGCAGCTCCTCACTCATGAATGGTTCTGA